One window from the genome of Vagococcus entomophilus encodes:
- a CDS encoding GNAT family N-acetyltransferase yields the protein MEHLFPRSNRLIFSAWSEQDNELADKIWGSEKVTKLICAKGYFTKNEISERLQKEISYNKAYGVQYWKVCEKDTGAFIGCCGLHPYEKEPLIYELGFHLHENFWGKGYGLEMAEAVIQFGTKYLQCHKYFAGHHPDNGYSKALLEKLGFTYFRKEYYAPTGRLHPSYYLIK from the coding sequence ATGGAACATCTATTTCCTAGGAGTAATCGTCTGATTTTTTCGGCTTGGTCAGAGCAAGATAATGAGCTTGCAGATAAAATATGGGGTAGTGAGAAGGTGACAAAACTAATTTGTGCTAAGGGATATTTTACAAAAAATGAGATTAGCGAGCGATTACAAAAAGAAATTAGCTATAATAAAGCATATGGAGTTCAATACTGGAAAGTTTGTGAAAAAGATACAGGAGCGTTTATAGGCTGTTGTGGCTTACATCCATATGAGAAAGAGCCGCTAATTTACGAACTTGGCTTTCATTTGCATGAAAATTTCTGGGGCAAGGGATATGGCTTGGAAATGGCAGAGGCAGTCATTCAATTTGGTACAAAATACTTGCAGTGTCACAAGTATTTTGCGGGTCATCATCCTGACAATGGCTATTCAAAAGCCTTGCTTGAAAAACTAGGGTTCACTTACTTTAGAAAGGAGTACTACGCCCCAACAGGTAGGCTCCATCCTTCATACTATTTAATAAAATAA
- a CDS encoding serine hydrolase domain-containing protein, with product MKKRGIQAVLFIVVVVLFICGLTGMSSFLRVKEKINSTPKQTKNTYLQKKRKEVKSAKALQPNTATGIKATVQNASIDTYLQQQGFQGTALIVRRGKVVLSQAYGEADQVTSRRNSVNTTYYLGSAQKSIIATAILQLQGQGKLKIDDPIAKYIADFPNGQQIKLRNLLNHTSGIKGREETGDYIAPKEVVEQIKQQGIKAQPGSWNYQDSNYSTLAYVVELIEKSSIQDYVKKRIFEPAKMLNSGFYQTFEKTIEPSKSYKIKEEKFHEAKLPNLSQLYGAGDIYTTATDLYLYDKALMTGVLLKEKEKKEMFTSGSRSTYGMGFYVNPGSYSSHGVLGGWNCINSFTHTGLTYIVLLENTNKVKSLGQVANHIYELLNKSEEPN from the coding sequence ATGAAAAAAAGAGGAATACAAGCGGTCCTTTTTATTGTAGTTGTGGTCCTATTTATTTGTGGATTAACAGGAATGAGCAGTTTCTTACGAGTTAAGGAAAAAATAAATAGCACTCCTAAACAGACAAAGAATACTTATCTACAAAAGAAAAGGAAAGAAGTCAAAAGCGCAAAAGCGTTGCAACCAAATACAGCAACAGGAATTAAAGCTACTGTTCAAAATGCAAGTATTGACACCTACTTGCAACAACAGGGGTTTCAGGGGACGGCTTTGATTGTTAGACGAGGAAAGGTTGTGTTAAGCCAAGCATACGGAGAAGCAGATCAGGTAACGAGTCGAAGGAATTCGGTCAATACGACTTATTATTTAGGCTCAGCACAAAAATCCATTATTGCAACTGCCATTTTACAATTACAAGGACAGGGGAAACTTAAAATTGATGACCCGATTGCCAAATATATTGCAGATTTTCCTAATGGACAACAAATCAAACTGCGAAATTTATTAAATCATACGAGTGGAATCAAAGGCAGAGAAGAAACAGGCGATTACATTGCGCCTAAAGAAGTTGTAGAGCAAATTAAACAACAAGGAATTAAGGCACAACCGGGTAGCTGGAACTATCAAGATAGCAATTACTCGACTTTAGCTTATGTGGTAGAGCTTATTGAAAAGTCTTCGATTCAAGACTATGTAAAAAAACGTATTTTTGAGCCAGCAAAAATGTTAAATAGCGGATTTTATCAAACATTTGAAAAGACGATAGAACCATCGAAGAGTTATAAAATCAAAGAGGAAAAATTTCACGAAGCCAAGCTGCCTAATCTATCCCAATTGTATGGTGCTGGAGACATTTATACCACAGCAACGGATCTATATTTATATGATAAAGCATTGATGACGGGTGTCTTACTAAAAGAAAAAGAAAAAAAAGAAATGTTTACCTCTGGTAGTAGATCAACTTATGGGATGGGCTTTTATGTTAATCCAGGTAGTTATTCGAGTCATGGTGTCTTAGGCGGATGGAATTGTATTAATTCTTTTACCCATACAGGATTAACGTATATTGTTTTGCTTGAAAATACGAATAAAGTCAAGTCTTTAGGTCAAGTCGCCAATCATATTTATGAATTACTGAATAAGAGTGAAGAACCCAACTAA